The following are from one region of the Candidatus Poribacteria bacterium genome:
- a CDS encoding LamG domain-containing protein: MSRRLIILGCVIIYCLCFPVITVDAKALGYWAFNTKNELGEDSSPFGNDGEVKGAGTAEWIAKGKVGGGLKLSNGWLEVPHDDSLNVKDQITLMCWVQFSGDGDPFGATGRDQSLVWKNGPFATNKRFWTSYALRVWRRHTKFGSFGFDANLVGGRSAAADPDFPDAGDADKTWYHIAGVADGTEVRIYTDGKEKKAAPQRGEFQSTDLPLTIGYDLRPGLLAGREFFLGIIDEVVIVDKALTEAEIKGAMELGENGKSLEGFNPVFAVEPEGKLATQWGEIKAGK; encoded by the coding sequence ATGTCTCGACGATTGATTATTTTGGGTTGTGTCATCATCTACTGTCTTTGCTTTCCCGTGATAACTGTTGATGCCAAGGCCCTCGGCTATTGGGCTTTCAATACTAAAAACGAACTTGGCGAGGATTCGAGTCCATTCGGCAACGATGGAGAAGTGAAAGGCGCCGGAACTGCCGAATGGATTGCGAAAGGCAAGGTAGGCGGTGGATTGAAGCTAAGTAACGGTTGGCTGGAAGTGCCTCACGACGATAGCCTCAACGTAAAGGATCAGATTACACTGATGTGTTGGGTTCAATTTAGCGGTGATGGCGATCCGTTTGGGGCCACTGGGCGGGATCAGTCCCTTGTTTGGAAGAATGGACCGTTTGCGACAAACAAACGATTCTGGACCTCTTATGCCCTGCGGGTATGGCGCAGGCATACCAAGTTTGGTAGCTTCGGGTTTGATGCCAACTTGGTAGGTGGTCGGAGTGCAGCGGCAGATCCAGACTTTCCTGATGCAGGCGATGCCGACAAAACATGGTACCACATTGCAGGAGTCGCCGATGGGACAGAAGTCCGGATTTACACTGACGGAAAAGAGAAGAAAGCCGCCCCGCAACGAGGGGAGTTTCAATCAACAGACCTCCCCTTAACGATTGGCTATGATTTACGCCCCGGTTTGCTAGCTGGGCGCGAGTTTTTCTTGGGAATCATTGATGAGGTTGTGATCGTTGATAAGGCACTGACCGAAGCTGAAATCAAGGGAGCGATGGAGTTGGGTGAAAATGGAAAGTCGCTTGAGGGGTTTAATCCTGTATTTGCTGTTGAACCCGAAGGCAAATTAGCCACGCAATGGGGTGAAATTAAAGCGGGGAAGTAA
- a CDS encoding extracellular solute-binding protein: MASITRRDFLKTSALAGAGLMTGCLRKKPEGVIFKGWPYEPDLVRENIEYFERQSNVEVAYEAVSGNYHDKMVALFVGKTPMDCCYVRDDDLAEWVEAGWLRPCDDLPGADLYLEDIFDYNTDAMTYGGRRYGLPYYTDFTVWLYNEQMLEAAGFDAPAQTLDELTEQAIKVKEARVKSPDGDVVEHPIVLGFRQNVTGFGDWWALNYASEVDLFDDDFNPIFPDDEGQQAEKILQWIVDGIHKHHIIDINSLTMPDIRENIAAGRQTFCLMSKYDVEWINNRENSAVSETYLSQRSIPETETLHAKVIKMARLPSLEPEQHGTLGWTRMYSLTSHCQEEHLLDAWKLMQFLGGKDATGDYYTARRWFQLRGLGFAFISLMDDPEIVALTEQWGNIKLVKELSQVARIRENIKAPWFPDFNVYYQPEIQKILLRQQSPRDGLGRMANRCRSTLVHWFIGSFVQ; the protein is encoded by the coding sequence GTGGCAAGCATAACGCGGCGCGATTTTCTCAAAACATCGGCGTTGGCAGGTGCCGGCTTGATGACAGGCTGCCTGCGGAAAAAGCCCGAAGGGGTCATTTTCAAAGGCTGGCCCTATGAGCCGGACCTCGTGCGCGAAAATATCGAATATTTCGAGCGTCAATCCAATGTCGAAGTTGCCTACGAGGCAGTTTCGGGCAACTACCACGATAAAATGGTTGCGCTATTCGTCGGCAAAACACCGATGGATTGCTGTTATGTTCGTGATGATGATTTGGCGGAGTGGGTCGAGGCGGGATGGCTGCGTCCTTGTGATGACCTGCCCGGTGCCGACCTGTATCTAGAAGATATCTTCGATTATAATACCGATGCTATGACCTACGGGGGTAGACGCTACGGGCTGCCCTACTATACCGATTTTACCGTCTGGCTCTATAACGAGCAGATGCTTGAGGCAGCAGGTTTTGATGCACCAGCGCAGACGCTGGACGAGTTGACCGAACAGGCAATTAAAGTCAAAGAGGCGCGGGTGAAATCTCCCGACGGGGATGTTGTTGAACATCCGATTGTACTTGGTTTTCGTCAGAACGTCACCGGCTTCGGCGACTGGTGGGCACTGAATTACGCGAGCGAGGTCGATCTCTTTGACGACGATTTCAACCCAATTTTTCCTGACGATGAAGGACAGCAGGCGGAGAAAATCCTTCAGTGGATTGTCGATGGCATCCACAAGCACCATATTATTGACATCAACTCATTGACGATGCCAGATATTCGAGAGAACATTGCAGCGGGTAGACAGACGTTTTGCTTGATGAGTAAATACGATGTGGAATGGATAAATAACCGCGAAAACTCCGCTGTCTCTGAAACCTATCTGAGCCAACGCAGCATCCCCGAAACGGAAACCCTCCATGCAAAGGTCATTAAGATGGCACGCCTCCCTTCTCTCGAACCCGAACAACACGGCACGCTGGGGTGGACGCGGATGTATAGTCTAACATCTCATTGCCAAGAGGAACACCTATTGGACGCATGGAAATTGATGCAATTCCTCGGAGGCAAGGACGCGACTGGTGACTATTACACAGCGCGACGTTGGTTCCAACTCCGGGGCTTGGGATTCGCGTTCATTTCCCTGATGGACGATCCCGAAATCGTTGCGCTCACAGAGCAGTGGGGAAACATCAAACTGGTGAAAGAACTATCGCAGGTCGCCCGCATCCGAGAGAACATCAAAGCCCCGTGGTTCCCCGACTTCAACGTCTATTATCAGCCGGAGATTCAGAAAATCCTGCTGCGTCAACAATCTCCCCGCGATGGACTGGGGCGTATGGCAAACCGGTGTCGGAGTACATTAGTACATTGGTTCATTGGTTCATTCGTTCAGTAA
- a CDS encoding LamG domain-containing protein yields the protein MFRIILGTGILLICLLCWSTMNADAKVRGYWAFNSKNEVGKDSSPNRNDGELKGEGTAEWNAKGKVGGGLQLSNGWLEVPHDDSLNLKDQVTLMCWVKFSTPGDFAAGGGREQSLIWKYGPFETNKRFWTSYALRVWRPKSDFGSFGFDANMTKGRSAAVDKKFPEVADLEKTWYHIAAVADGTEVRVYTNGKETGKGPQRGEFQASDLPLTIGHDLRPILAHHAYVNGIMDEVVVADKALTEAEIKEAMALGEKGKSIEGFNPVFAVEPEDKLATQWGAIKAQK from the coding sequence ATGTTTCGTATCATTTTAGGTACTGGGATTTTGTTAATCTGTCTTTTGTGTTGGTCGACGATGAATGCTGATGCGAAAGTCCGCGGCTATTGGGCCTTTAATAGTAAAAACGAAGTTGGCAAGGATTCGTCTCCAAACCGCAACGATGGCGAGTTGAAGGGAGAAGGCACTGCCGAATGGAATGCGAAGGGCAAGGTAGGTGGCGGGTTACAGTTAAGCAATGGTTGGCTTGAGGTGCCCCATGATGACAGTCTCAATCTGAAAGATCAAGTAACTCTGATGTGTTGGGTTAAATTTAGTACTCCTGGCGATTTCGCCGCGGGCGGTGGTCGAGAGCAGTCTTTAATCTGGAAGTATGGCCCCTTTGAAACCAACAAACGCTTTTGGACATCTTACGCCTTGCGCGTATGGCGTCCCAAATCAGACTTCGGCAGTTTCGGGTTCGATGCGAATATGACAAAGGGACGCAGTGCGGCTGTCGATAAAAAATTTCCTGAAGTGGCTGACTTGGAAAAAACCTGGTATCACATTGCAGCGGTCGCTGATGGGACAGAAGTCCGAGTCTATACCAACGGCAAAGAGACGGGGAAGGGCCCTCAGAGGGGTGAGTTCCAGGCTTCTGACCTGCCCCTAACGATTGGCCATGACTTGCGTCCCATATTAGCACATCACGCGTATGTCAACGGTATCATGGATGAAGTGGTGGTCGCTGACAAGGCACTGACCGAAGCCGAAATCAAAGAAGCAATGGCATTGGGTGAAAAAGGAAAATCAATTGAAGGATTCAACCCTGTTTTCGCCGTTGAACCCGAGGACAAATTAGCCACTCAATGGGGGGCGATTAAAGCACAGAAGTAA
- a CDS encoding extracellular solute-binding protein produces MAGITRRHFLKTSALVGAGLMAGCWRNAPEGVIFKGWPYEPDLVRKNIEYFEQQSNIDVAYEAVSGNYHDKMVALFVGKTPMDCCYVRDDDFVEWIEAGWIRPYEGLPGADEYGGDDIFDYNLEAMSYKGERYGLPYYTDFMVWAYNESMVQAAGYDKAARTLDELTEQAIKIKEAKVRSPAGDLVEYPIMLGFRQVVTGFFDWWTLNYASEIDLFDDDLNPIFPDDEGRRAEKILQWIVDGIHKHRIIDINSLTSPLILENFAAGRQAFAMIIRHNMEWVNNRENSAVAEADLRARGIPESKTLYAKPLKMTYIPSLEPGQNGTLGWTRMYCLTTHCREERLLDAWQLMQFLGGKDAAGDYYTARHWYRLCGLGFAFESMFDDPEIIDLTELWGDIEMVRALSAVARIREIIKAPWYPDFNFYSQPEIQKILIRQLSPRDGLARIAKRCQELKREWT; encoded by the coding sequence GTGGCAGGTATAACGCGGCGTCATTTTCTCAAAACATCGGCGTTGGTAGGTGCCGGCTTGATGGCAGGTTGCTGGCGGAACGCGCCTGAAGGTGTCATTTTCAAAGGGTGGCCCTACGAGCCTGACCTTGTCCGTAAGAACATCGAATATTTCGAGCAGCAGTCAAACATCGACGTCGCCTACGAGGCGGTGTCAGGCAACTACCACGATAAAATGGTCGCGTTATTCGTTGGCAAAACACCGATGGATTGCTGCTACGTACGCGATGATGACTTTGTTGAATGGATTGAGGCGGGGTGGATCCGCCCATACGAAGGGTTGCCCGGTGCGGATGAATACGGCGGCGACGACATCTTCGACTATAACCTAGAGGCGATGAGTTACAAAGGGGAACGCTACGGGTTGCCCTATTACACGGATTTTATGGTATGGGCGTACAATGAGTCGATGGTGCAGGCGGCGGGATATGACAAAGCAGCACGAACGCTGGACGAATTGACGGAACAGGCGATAAAAATAAAAGAGGCGAAGGTACGCAGTCCTGCTGGCGATTTAGTTGAATATCCGATTATGCTCGGTTTTCGGCAGGTCGTTACTGGCTTCTTCGATTGGTGGACATTGAACTACGCCTCCGAGATCGATCTGTTCGATGACGACCTCAATCCAATTTTTCCAGATGATGAAGGACGACGCGCAGAGAAGATCCTTCAATGGATTGTTGACGGTATCCACAAGCACCGTATTATCGACATCAATTCTCTGACTTCGCCACTGATTCTGGAGAATTTCGCAGCGGGACGTCAAGCGTTTGCAATGATCATCCGGCACAATATGGAATGGGTCAATAATCGCGAGAACAGTGCCGTTGCCGAAGCGGATCTTCGGGCACGGGGTATCCCCGAATCTAAGACCCTCTATGCGAAACCCCTTAAAATGACATACATCCCCTCCCTCGAACCGGGGCAGAACGGCACGCTCGGCTGGACACGGATGTACTGCTTAACGACACATTGTCGTGAGGAGCGCCTATTAGACGCTTGGCAGCTAATGCAGTTTCTGGGCGGCAAAGATGCGGCAGGTGACTATTACACAGCGCGGCACTGGTATCGCTTGTGCGGTTTGGGCTTTGCGTTCGAGTCCATGTTCGACGACCCGGAAATTATCGACCTGACCGAGCTATGGGGCGACATCGAAATGGTTAGGGCATTGTCAGCGGTGGCACGCATCCGCGAAATTATTAAAGCCCCGTGGTATCCCGATTTCAATTTCTATTCGCAGCCCGAAATCCAAAAGATTCTTATCCGTCAACTGTCCCCGCGTGATGGACTAGCACGGATTGCGAAGCGGTGCCAGGAATTGAAGCGAGAGTGGACATAA
- a CDS encoding sugar ABC transporter permease produces the protein MNENNLEDQTGAGRFGSRSHRGDKGVSRLSTKERGDRIFAYLLNVPSVILILALIAYPVVVSLWTSLHRYNLRRPEDHAFVGLGNYVDVLTSYDFWHSLRVTLYFGGMSVALVIIVAIGIAVLFNEQFRGRGLARALLLIPWAVPGIVNGLMWAGLFGEHGAFNQMIGDFVGLFNRLTGAEIEYLGMASPFVAINAAIAAHVWRSVPFACIIFLAALQAIPGEQYRAAQVDGANAWRRFQHITLPWLLHPIMIVAIIETMNAFRGGFDIIYALTAGGPGDATYVIAWQTYKEAFGRLNFGGSNAYSYLITIITMGLAIIYIRVLYRRGTVQG, from the coding sequence GTGAATGAAAACAACTTAGAGGACCAAACCGGCGCAGGTCGCTTTGGATCCCGATCTCATCGGGGAGACAAAGGCGTTTCGCGCTTAAGCACAAAAGAACGTGGCGACCGCATTTTCGCCTATCTGCTCAACGTTCCGAGTGTTATTCTCATCCTTGCGCTGATTGCGTATCCGGTTGTCGTATCATTGTGGACCAGTCTACACCGCTACAATCTGCGTCGTCCGGAGGATCACGCCTTCGTTGGTTTGGGTAATTATGTTGATGTATTGACGAGTTACGATTTTTGGCACTCGCTCCGTGTTACCCTCTATTTTGGGGGAATGTCGGTGGCGTTGGTTATCATTGTTGCGATAGGCATTGCTGTACTGTTCAATGAACAATTCAGAGGGCGAGGACTCGCACGTGCATTGTTATTGATTCCGTGGGCGGTGCCGGGTATCGTCAACGGCTTGATGTGGGCGGGGCTATTCGGTGAACACGGCGCATTTAACCAGATGATAGGTGATTTCGTTGGTCTTTTCAATCGCCTGACGGGCGCTGAGATTGAGTATCTAGGCATGGCTTCGCCGTTTGTCGCGATCAACGCCGCCATCGCCGCACACGTCTGGCGGAGTGTGCCGTTTGCATGTATTATCTTTTTAGCAGCGTTGCAGGCAATTCCCGGCGAGCAATACCGCGCAGCGCAGGTGGATGGCGCGAACGCATGGCGTCGTTTCCAACACATTACGCTACCGTGGCTGCTGCACCCGATTATGATTGTCGCTATCATTGAAACGATGAACGCTTTCCGTGGTGGTTTCGACATCATCTACGCACTGACGGCAGGCGGTCCCGGCGATGCGACCTACGTCATCGCTTGGCAGACTTATAAGGAAGCGTTTGGTCGCCTCAACTTCGGTGGGTCAAATGCCTACTCCTACCTGATCACGATCATCACGATGGGACTAGCGATTATCTATATTCGAGTGCTGTATCGTCGAGGCACCGTTCAAGGCTAA
- a CDS encoding LamG domain-containing protein: MFRIILLFLLGIALICLYSIDADTKVLGYWTFDDQKKLGEDLSNFKNHGELKAGAWTRQGKVGGALNLTGGGDQAPHYFEVPHDNSMNVKDQVTLMCWISFSGPAEEQSLIYKNGPFILEGDKKDRTFWSSYGLVKWRDRCACGTFGFDANTEGGRSAVLPGDPLIPEPNDWHHVAAVADGTEIKIYRDGKERAKGAQRGPFRNSEQVLTIGYDHRVPVDRVGGARRHLRGTIDEVMILDQALTPAQVLEAFNLGERGKSLTEMVEIFSVETEGKLATQWGAIKSRRR; encoded by the coding sequence ATGTTTCGCATTATCTTATTATTTCTACTTGGTATCGCGTTAATCTGTTTGTACTCAATCGATGCTGATACCAAAGTCCTCGGTTATTGGACCTTTGACGACCAAAAGAAACTCGGGGAGGATTTGTCAAACTTCAAAAATCATGGGGAGTTGAAGGCGGGGGCTTGGACACGGCAAGGAAAGGTCGGCGGTGCCTTGAACTTAACGGGCGGAGGGGACCAAGCACCGCACTACTTTGAGGTGCCCCATGACAACAGCATGAATGTCAAAGATCAGGTGACCTTGATGTGTTGGATCAGTTTTAGCGGTCCCGCGGAAGAACAGAGTTTAATCTACAAAAACGGTCCCTTTATACTGGAAGGCGATAAGAAGGACCGAACGTTTTGGTCATCTTACGGATTAGTCAAGTGGCGTGATAGGTGTGCATGTGGTACTTTTGGGTTCGATGCAAACACAGAAGGCGGCAGATCGGCTGTGTTGCCGGGGGATCCGCTGATTCCCGAACCAAATGATTGGCACCATGTTGCGGCAGTGGCAGATGGCACTGAAATTAAAATCTACCGAGACGGTAAGGAAAGAGCAAAAGGTGCACAACGAGGTCCGTTTAGGAATTCCGAGCAGGTTTTGACAATCGGCTACGACCATCGCGTTCCGGTGGATCGGGTCGGTGGCGCGAGGCGCCACTTGCGGGGAACCATAGATGAAGTGATGATTCTCGATCAGGCACTGACCCCGGCTCAGGTTCTAGAGGCGTTTAATCTCGGTGAAAGAGGGAAGTCTCTCACCGAGATGGTGGAGATTTTTTCGGTTGAAACCGAGGGTAAATTAGCTACACAGTGGGGCGCGATTAAATCGAGAAGACGGTAA
- a CDS encoding LamG domain-containing protein, producing the protein MFRIVPVLVALSIYFLSVFPNHADAKALGYWMFDDKDKLGKDSSGLDNHGEPKKAAAHDVKGQVGGALKLDGISWLEVPHDDSLNAKDQITLMCWANFDAGALGESSEVSLIYKNGPFILEGDQKDRRFWTSYSLAKLRPRKKLGSFIFEAQMTEGRVFTAPGDKDHPEANEWYHIAATADGTKVRLYTNGVEKASADQRGEFKPSEQVLTIGFDLRIPPDRGGSKPYHFGLLDEVIILDKAITQDQVKEAMELGEKGKSLDNFGVLFDVAPQGKLAVRWGELKAGSK; encoded by the coding sequence ATGTTTCGTATTGTACCAGTTCTTGTGGCTCTATCCATCTATTTTCTCAGTGTGTTTCCTAACCATGCTGACGCCAAAGCCCTTGGCTACTGGATGTTTGACGACAAAGATAAATTGGGGAAGGACTCTTCGGGCCTTGACAATCACGGCGAGCCAAAAAAAGCTGCCGCCCATGATGTGAAGGGACAAGTCGGTGGAGCTTTGAAATTGGATGGAATCTCATGGCTTGAAGTCCCGCATGATGACAGTCTCAACGCCAAAGATCAGATTACCCTGATGTGTTGGGCAAACTTTGATGCCGGTGCCTTAGGAGAATCCAGCGAAGTGTCCTTGATTTACAAGAACGGTCCTTTTATATTAGAAGGGGATCAGAAAGACCGGCGATTTTGGACATCCTATTCGCTGGCAAAACTTCGTCCAAGAAAGAAGTTGGGCAGTTTTATATTTGAAGCGCAGATGACCGAGGGACGCGTGTTTACAGCCCCCGGGGATAAAGACCATCCCGAAGCAAACGAGTGGTATCACATTGCAGCAACCGCTGATGGCACAAAGGTGCGACTTTACACCAATGGAGTCGAAAAAGCATCCGCCGACCAGAGGGGCGAGTTCAAACCTTCGGAGCAGGTGTTAACGATTGGCTTTGATTTACGGATTCCACCCGACCGCGGTGGATCTAAGCCTTATCATTTTGGACTCCTCGATGAGGTGATTATTCTCGATAAGGCAATAACCCAAGACCAAGTCAAAGAAGCAATGGAGTTAGGCGAAAAGGGAAAATCGCTTGATAATTTTGGCGTGCTCTTTGACGTCGCCCCCCAAGGCAAATTGGCTGTCAGATGGGGGGAACTTAAAGCAGGAAGCAAGTGA